The following proteins are encoded in a genomic region of Candidatus Delongbacteria bacterium:
- a CDS encoding alpha-amylase family glycosyl hydrolase: MATLRLHGDPMRVLESSHRLVEHGGHCLPLGASCPAGRVDPGSGGRVNFALPSAKARTVSLLLSARESGDRIMELQLDPEQNRTGHVWHVELAGLSWPLRYSWVVDGLEVADPWARALLRTDAFGRTVYHAFFPLSDHEWVHARPPRRPLQDLVIYELHVKGFTAHPSSGVLRPGSYAGLEEKIPYLRELGVNAVELMPVHAYDPAAVVFINPFTGRGLSNYWGYDPVGPMAPAAHYSSTGHPLQAAQEFRSLVDALHGAGIEVILDVVLNHTAEGSARGPTLHFRALDDDLWYMRGTDGGYLDYTGCGNTFNCNHPVVRDYILSCLRGWVTDFGVDGFRFDLAAVMGRDPEGHVLVSAPVLEQITMDPVLAGTRLIAEAWDAAGLYQVGSFDEGLRGARQQRPGGGWAQWNGRFRDDMRRLVRGEPGFVGAAASRLCGSSDLFQWNGRGPAHSLNFITCHDGFTLLDLVSYDQKHNEANGEHNRDGLNENYSWNCGVEGPTTRADVLELRARQQRNHLALLFLSQGVPMLLAGDELGRSQQGNNNAWCQDNALAWLDWSLTESRADLLAFVGGLIRLRRTHACLRRDSFLTGEDLAWHGTEVGKPDFGPGSRCLAWRLRGQPDEAGQPGPDLYAAFSFWRDPVDFRLPEAGAGFHWSLVLDTADGLPPRAEPAPLAIPGGLLRLQAFSLVVLSRHAD, encoded by the coding sequence ATGGCCACCCTGCGCCTGCACGGCGATCCCATGCGCGTCCTGGAGTCCTCCCACCGGCTGGTGGAGCACGGCGGGCACTGCCTGCCGCTGGGCGCCAGCTGCCCGGCGGGCCGCGTGGACCCCGGCTCCGGCGGGCGCGTCAACTTCGCGCTGCCCAGCGCCAAGGCCCGCACGGTCTCGCTGCTGCTCTCCGCCCGGGAGAGCGGCGACCGGATCATGGAGCTGCAGCTGGACCCGGAACAGAACCGCACGGGCCACGTCTGGCACGTGGAGCTGGCGGGACTGAGTTGGCCCCTGCGTTACAGCTGGGTTGTGGACGGGCTGGAGGTGGCGGACCCCTGGGCCCGGGCCCTGTTGCGGACGGACGCTTTCGGACGCACGGTGTATCACGCCTTCTTCCCGCTGTCCGACCACGAGTGGGTGCATGCGCGGCCGCCGCGCCGCCCGCTGCAGGATCTGGTGATCTACGAGCTGCACGTGAAGGGCTTCACGGCCCACCCCAGCAGCGGGGTCCTGCGGCCGGGCAGCTACGCGGGCCTGGAGGAGAAGATTCCCTACCTGCGCGAGCTGGGCGTGAACGCCGTGGAGCTGATGCCCGTGCACGCCTACGATCCGGCGGCCGTGGTGTTCATCAACCCCTTCACCGGCCGCGGCCTGAGCAACTACTGGGGTTACGATCCCGTCGGACCGATGGCGCCGGCCGCCCACTACAGCAGCACGGGCCATCCGCTCCAGGCGGCGCAGGAGTTCCGCTCCCTGGTGGACGCCCTGCACGGCGCGGGCATCGAAGTGATCCTGGACGTGGTGCTGAACCACACGGCGGAAGGCAGCGCGCGCGGCCCCACGCTGCACTTCCGGGCGCTGGACGACGACCTGTGGTACATGCGCGGCACGGACGGCGGCTATCTGGACTACACGGGCTGCGGCAACACGTTCAACTGCAACCACCCCGTGGTGCGCGACTACATCCTCTCCTGCCTGCGCGGCTGGGTGACGGACTTCGGCGTGGATGGCTTCCGCTTCGACCTGGCCGCCGTGATGGGCCGGGACCCCGAAGGCCACGTGCTGGTGAGCGCGCCCGTGCTGGAGCAGATCACCATGGATCCCGTGCTGGCGGGCACGCGCCTGATCGCCGAGGCCTGGGACGCCGCCGGACTCTACCAGGTGGGCAGTTTCGACGAGGGCCTGCGCGGCGCGCGGCAGCAGCGGCCGGGCGGCGGCTGGGCCCAGTGGAACGGCCGCTTCCGCGACGACATGCGGCGGCTGGTGCGCGGCGAGCCGGGCTTCGTGGGGGCGGCGGCCAGCCGGCTCTGCGGCTCGTCGGACCTCTTCCAGTGGAACGGCCGCGGTCCGGCGCACAGCCTCAACTTCATCACCTGCCACGACGGCTTCACGTTGCTGGACCTGGTCTCCTACGACCAGAAGCACAACGAGGCCAACGGCGAGCACAACCGCGACGGCCTGAACGAGAACTACAGCTGGAACTGCGGGGTGGAGGGACCCACCACCCGGGCCGACGTCCTGGAATTGCGGGCCCGCCAGCAGCGCAACCACCTGGCCCTGCTCTTCCTCTCCCAGGGCGTGCCCATGCTGTTGGCCGGGGACGAGTTGGGCCGCAGCCAGCAGGGCAACAACAACGCCTGGTGCCAGGACAACGCCCTGGCCTGGCTGGACTGGAGCCTGACGGAGAGCCGGGCGGACCTATTGGCCTTCGTCGGCGGGCTCATCAGACTGCGCCGGACCCACGCCTGTCTGCGCCGGGACAGCTTCCTGACCGGCGAGGATCTCGCCTGGCACGGCACCGAGGTGGGCAAGCCGGACTTCGGGCCGGGCTCGCGCTGCCTGGCCTGGCGCCTGCGCGGCCAGCCCGACGAGGCCGGCCAGCCGGGGCCGGATCTCTACGCGGCCTTCAGTTTCTGGCGCGATCCCGTGGAC